A window from Leuconostoc mesenteroides subsp. mesenteroides encodes these proteins:
- a CDS encoding homoserine O-succinyltransferase, producing MSVILNNGLLKRESFVIGRFEVLEPTINILLVNLMPNRLQTEKQFTKLLSHLSVNVRVTFAVPSEHKIRHETDAIITNYVKLNDIWHKTFDGLIVTGAPVDRMKFEQIDYWDEFCYLLEWRKTHVTESLFACWAAYGAGYAERNFPVKALSEKISGVFQASQIFKRHSLLKDLEHINMPQSRYFTVPNFGVARRLKVAGDDILGAFILRDEHVSSTYITGHFEYDTETLENEYLRDIVIDPNTIAPKNYFHHNKPTNTWQSDAEKFFINWGELLIEKMISSKSTIPTLNQERNKLGLGTSQCKYL from the coding sequence ATGAGTGTTATATTAAATAACGGTTTGTTGAAACGGGAAAGCTTTGTAATTGGTCGTTTTGAAGTATTAGAACCGACTATCAATATACTTTTGGTTAACTTAATGCCCAATCGATTACAAACTGAAAAGCAGTTTACGAAATTGCTGAGTCATTTATCTGTCAATGTTCGAGTAACATTTGCAGTGCCAAGTGAACATAAAATTCGCCATGAAACAGACGCAATTATAACTAACTATGTCAAACTCAACGATATTTGGCATAAAACATTTGACGGATTGATTGTTACGGGTGCGCCGGTAGATCGCATGAAATTTGAACAAATTGATTACTGGGATGAATTTTGTTATTTACTAGAATGGCGAAAAACACATGTAACTGAAAGTCTATTTGCATGTTGGGCAGCGTATGGCGCTGGCTACGCAGAGCGGAATTTTCCTGTCAAAGCTTTGTCAGAAAAAATTTCAGGTGTATTTCAAGCTAGCCAAATTTTTAAACGGCATTCATTATTAAAAGATTTGGAACACATTAATATGCCACAATCTCGTTACTTTACGGTACCAAATTTTGGTGTAGCTAGACGATTGAAAGTCGCTGGTGACGATATTTTGGGCGCGTTCATTTTGAGGGATGAACATGTAAGCTCAACCTACATTACTGGACATTTCGAATATGATACAGAGACTCTAGAGAACGAATATCTTCGTGACATAGTTATTGACCCGAACACAATTGCACCTAAGAACTATTTTCATCATAATAAGCCAACGAATACATGGCAGAGTGATGCTGAAAAATTTTTTATAAATTGGGGGGAACTGTTAATAGAAAAAATGATTTCATCAAAATCAACAATACCAACATTAAATCAAGAGAGGAACAAGCTGGGTTTAGGGACCTCGCAATGTAAATACTTATGA
- a CDS encoding thioredoxin yields MYEPTHNTNTVVEEHINKPGRHVMFLSADWCGDCKAIKPFVQAIKDEVTQSAEWFDADRDENIDVATKHNMRGIPSFVLFENGQEISRIGHGERLTPKEIVDWYHSTL; encoded by the coding sequence ATGTACGAACCAACACATAATACAAATACAGTTGTTGAAGAACATATAAACAAGCCCGGTCGTCATGTTATGTTCCTTTCTGCAGATTGGTGTGGTGATTGTAAAGCTATAAAGCCTTTTGTTCAGGCTATCAAAGATGAAGTTACACAAAGTGCTGAATGGTTTGATGCTGATAGAGATGAAAATATTGATGTTGCAACAAAGCATAACATGCGTGGTATTCCGTCTTTCGTTTTGTTTGAGAATGGACAAGAAATTTCACGTATCGGACACGGTGAACGCCTAACACCAAAAGAAATCGTAGATTGGTACCATTCTACACTTTAA
- a CDS encoding trypsin-like serine protease encodes MKKHSLIIVAIVSALVASFVVYSGLQPDSWFQQRTNTTKTSNSAGTTTVAKTAYTSSDTATTAYNKVKSAVVTVQNLQKTPSSNGWSSFFQQNQPESSSELETASEGSGVVYKISGEYAYIITNNHVVADSDELQLITASGKKIQATIVGTDSSKDLALLKAKTTDIKTTASFGNSQKLQSGQQVLAIGSPLGSDYATSLTSGIVSAPRRTLSAEETGSSETTAIQTDAAINPGNSGGPLINLKGEVIGINSSKIASSTDGTSVEGMGFAIPADIVQTFIKNTEK; translated from the coding sequence ATGAAAAAGCATTCTTTAATTATTGTTGCTATAGTTTCAGCATTGGTAGCAAGTTTCGTTGTTTATTCTGGATTGCAGCCAGATTCTTGGTTCCAGCAACGGACAAATACAACAAAAACAAGCAATTCAGCTGGCACAACGACCGTCGCCAAGACGGCTTACACAAGCAGTGATACGGCAACAACAGCTTATAATAAAGTGAAAAGTGCTGTGGTTACTGTTCAGAATTTACAGAAAACACCATCAAGTAATGGTTGGTCATCATTTTTCCAACAGAATCAGCCAGAGAGTAGTTCAGAATTGGAAACAGCATCAGAAGGTTCGGGTGTTGTTTATAAAATTTCAGGTGAATATGCGTATATTATTACTAATAATCATGTGGTAGCAGATTCAGACGAACTACAATTAATTACCGCTAGTGGTAAAAAAATCCAAGCAACTATTGTTGGCACAGATTCAAGCAAAGATTTGGCGCTGTTAAAAGCAAAAACAACAGACATCAAAACAACAGCATCTTTTGGTAATTCCCAAAAATTGCAGTCTGGTCAACAGGTCTTAGCAATCGGGTCTCCTTTGGGATCAGATTATGCTACTTCTTTGACTAGCGGCATTGTTTCAGCTCCGCGCCGTACACTTTCTGCTGAAGAAACGGGTTCTTCAGAAACGACTGCTATTCAGACAGATGCTGCCATTAATCCTGGAAATTCAGGTGGACCATTAATTAACCTGAAGGGGGAGGTAATTGGTATTAACTCATCAAAAATAGCTTCTTCTACGGATGGTACGAGTGTTGAAGGCATGGGATTTGCTATTCCAGCAGATATTGTTCAGACATTTATTAAAAATACCGAAAAGTAG
- a CDS encoding sensor histidine kinase, whose translation MPNAINKKQQVRGFIWLLASFFVIFSTLASVIFVSYTRTVFNSADSAINQTISMYDSNGLLSTSDKDVKKPQPLYNNTSTRTETWLFDKNGQLIIDSNTEDARQAALQKALQQAIKFDKATMTVKPNTYKFYGNYYRIIGFQFKKNAAKGYNQIAVHGMVTVNVTDTVDNLNNFKKVLFWSFGLFGILLVIISYLIARRNMKPILKSWQQQQDFVNNAAHELRTPMAVIQGKLETMLTKPESTVREQSNAIILSLSEVRRLNSLTNNMLTLAKTGSNMTTIEKESTNVKQFLENIITPYQEMAEFEEKSVTLEVDVNQAIFIDQKRIHQLLVLLLDNALKYSDAGATIAVKAGIEKKKFVLTIADTGRGISDEAKKHVFDRFYREDKTGNRQTGGTGLGLSIAEWVVHAHGGKITVADNQPRGAIFKVILPL comes from the coding sequence ATGCCGAACGCAATTAATAAAAAGCAGCAAGTACGTGGATTTATCTGGTTACTCGCCAGCTTTTTTGTTATATTTTCAACTTTAGCTAGTGTGATTTTCGTATCATACACTCGAACGGTCTTTAACAGTGCGGATTCGGCAATCAATCAGACGATTTCGATGTACGACAGCAATGGGTTACTTTCGACTTCTGACAAGGATGTTAAGAAGCCACAACCTTTGTACAATAATACTAGTACCCGAACAGAGACATGGTTATTTGACAAAAATGGTCAGTTGATAATTGATAGTAATACTGAAGATGCACGTCAAGCAGCTTTGCAAAAGGCGTTACAACAAGCCATTAAATTTGATAAAGCAACAATGACAGTTAAACCCAATACCTATAAATTTTATGGTAATTATTACCGAATTATTGGTTTTCAGTTCAAAAAGAATGCCGCTAAGGGTTATAATCAAATTGCAGTGCATGGTATGGTAACGGTTAATGTTACAGACACGGTTGATAATTTGAACAATTTTAAGAAAGTATTGTTCTGGTCCTTTGGTCTTTTTGGTATTTTGTTAGTAATCATATCGTATTTAATTGCTCGTCGAAATATGAAACCAATATTAAAATCTTGGCAACAACAACAAGACTTCGTTAATAATGCTGCTCATGAGTTAAGGACACCTATGGCTGTCATTCAGGGGAAGCTGGAGACAATGCTGACAAAACCGGAATCAACGGTTCGTGAGCAGTCAAATGCTATTATTTTGTCGCTTTCTGAAGTACGACGGTTAAATTCATTAACAAATAACATGTTAACGTTAGCAAAGACAGGGTCTAATATGACCACCATTGAAAAAGAATCTACTAATGTCAAGCAATTCTTAGAGAACATTATTACACCATATCAAGAAATGGCAGAGTTTGAAGAGAAATCTGTAACACTTGAAGTTGATGTCAATCAAGCGATTTTTATAGACCAAAAACGAATTCATCAGTTACTAGTTTTGTTACTTGATAACGCCTTGAAATACTCAGATGCTGGTGCGACAATTGCTGTGAAAGCTGGTATTGAAAAGAAAAAATTTGTCCTTACCATTGCTGATACTGGTCGTGGTATTAGTGATGAAGCTAAAAAACATGTCTTCGATCGTTTTTATCGTGAAGATAAAACTGGTAATCGGCAAACTGGTGGCACCGGACTTGGATTATCGATTGCTGAGTGGGTAGTTCATGCTCATGGTGGTAAAATAACAGTAGCAGATAATCAACCACGAGGTGCTATTTTTAAAGTCATTTTGCCCCTGTAA
- a CDS encoding response regulator yields MSKAIKILLIEDDVNLADNIVGFLHDFADINAVTDGLDGEFEAQEAPYDLIISDLMLPGETGLELIRNLRSNNVETPVLILTAKTSLDDKIEGFNVGADDYLTKPFHREELLVRVKALLRRSGVYSEDNTLAVGDVMINLENRGVQVHGQPVKLVGKEFDILTYLAQNKNIIVTRDQIFDRVWGIDSDTTINVVNIYLNNLRRKLEAVGQNNLIKTLRNIGFILEVEDAERN; encoded by the coding sequence GGGTTTCTTGCATGACTTTGCAGATATCAATGCTGTTACAGATGGACTTGATGGTGAATTTGAGGCACAAGAGGCACCATATGATTTGATTATTTCTGACCTTATGTTACCTGGTGAAACTGGCTTAGAGCTAATAAGAAATTTACGTTCTAATAATGTTGAAACGCCTGTTTTGATTTTGACAGCTAAAACATCATTAGATGACAAAATAGAAGGTTTCAATGTTGGTGCTGATGATTACTTAACGAAACCTTTTCATCGAGAGGAATTACTTGTTCGTGTAAAAGCACTTTTGCGCCGTTCGGGGGTCTATTCTGAGGATAACACGCTAGCAGTTGGGGATGTGATGATCAACCTAGAAAATCGTGGTGTACAAGTACATGGTCAACCAGTTAAATTGGTTGGTAAAGAATTTGATATTTTAACTTATCTAGCACAAAATAAAAATATTATTGTCACTCGTGATCAAATTTTTGATCGCGTATGGGGTATAGACTCAGATACGACAATCAATGTTGTTAATATTTATTTGAATAATTTACGGCGAAAATTAGAAGCGGTTGGACAAAATAATTTAATTAAAACCTTACGTAATATAGGGTTTATTCTAGAGGTAGAGGATGCCGAACGCAATTAA